Proteins encoded together in one Myxococcales bacterium window:
- a CDS encoding sugar kinase has product MSATQIVIAGHVTHDRYGAEIVPGGCAFYGARTQAALGADVHLVTAVGADFACEDAFAGLTATVARGGVTTLFTNLYPEGALRVQRIEATAPAVAPPPRLPDGALVHLAPVLQELDLAAWLDACAGHQVAIAIQGWIKDRGPGEAVVQTPWDVDGALLARVAFAACGEEDLVEQGDLLDRLCRHVPIVAFTHGARGCDVIVRGTTTRVGIYPHATEVDPTGAGDTFAAGFFLGLAEGRDPVAAAKLGAAAASIVVEGRGGATLPRVGEARARVAAIG; this is encoded by the coding sequence CGAGATCGTGCCGGGCGGCTGCGCGTTCTACGGCGCCCGCACCCAGGCCGCGCTCGGCGCCGACGTCCACCTGGTCACCGCGGTCGGCGCCGACTTCGCGTGCGAGGACGCGTTCGCCGGGCTGACCGCGACCGTCGCGCGCGGCGGCGTGACGACGCTGTTCACCAACCTCTACCCCGAGGGCGCCCTGCGGGTGCAGCGGATCGAGGCGACCGCGCCGGCGGTGGCGCCGCCGCCGCGCCTGCCCGACGGCGCGCTGGTCCACCTGGCGCCGGTGCTGCAGGAGCTCGACCTGGCCGCGTGGCTCGACGCCTGCGCCGGGCACCAGGTGGCGATCGCGATCCAGGGCTGGATCAAGGATCGCGGGCCGGGCGAGGCGGTCGTGCAGACCCCGTGGGACGTCGACGGCGCGCTCCTCGCGCGGGTCGCGTTCGCGGCCTGCGGCGAGGAGGATCTGGTCGAGCAGGGCGATCTGCTCGACCGCCTGTGTCGGCACGTGCCGATCGTCGCGTTCACCCACGGCGCGCGCGGCTGCGACGTGATCGTGCGCGGCACGACCACGCGGGTCGGGATCTACCCGCACGCGACCGAGGTCGATCCCACCGGCGCCGGCGACACCTTCGCAGCCGGGTTCTTCCTGGGCCTGGCCGAGGGCCGCGATCCCGTGGCCGCGGCCAAGCTGGGCGCGGCCGCCGCGTCGATCGTCGTCGAGGGCCGCGGCGGCGCGACCTTGCCGCGGGTCGGCGAGGCCCGCGCGCGCGTGGCCGCGATCGGGTAG